The following are encoded together in the Vibrio splendidus genome:
- a CDS encoding methyl-accepting chemotaxis protein, with product MISLLFTTSQFADTTAQMSEAKQITKELEVRLLNLRRNEKDFLLRSDMKYLDKFDVNYNKFLASESELNAVLSDLGLANSTHLREDIETYHTSFVNLVKASEVYGLARDKGLLGEFHALLDNISATASAEQKIELYLFNDLIEKGEFDPSVLSITSSAGSSTALIDAARQVVEQKRVIGLKHNEGLLGQARSGSHAIETQFKEFSAVLDQETQQEMDKLSLINNILCVTLLVSIILFSWLIVRSIIGKIESLLSVIRNIVDSNDVSIRSHLDGKDELSTLGQYFNQLLDQLEGLIAASQSKSLQLTQSTSNMHDELESVIKQFEVQANHTSTMTTSVQEMVLTIGEISESTSVAAEGVHQAKVNADKGREVVVDTISNITQLSERLSSSQDSISSLNHHVDQIGDAVNIIQGIAEQTNLLALNAAIEAARAGEQGRGFAVVADEVRALASRTHQSTTEITSVVTAIQSQMNASMTEIGECNQQGQLTLKDSEELDASLQLILSDMESIQGNSERIASAIEEQGAVMAQVSDSITELNTISSDNNASAQHCLVEVDKVAEQAHEMDKAVAQFKTS from the coding sequence ATGATTTCATTGTTGTTTACCACATCGCAATTTGCAGACACCACAGCTCAAATGAGCGAAGCCAAACAAATCACCAAAGAACTTGAAGTGCGACTACTTAATCTTCGCCGTAACGAGAAAGATTTCTTGCTGCGTAGTGATATGAAATACCTCGACAAGTTTGACGTAAACTACAACAAATTCTTAGCGTCTGAATCTGAGCTCAATGCGGTGCTCAGTGATTTAGGTTTAGCCAACAGCACACACCTACGTGAAGATATCGAAACCTACCACACAAGCTTTGTTAACTTAGTAAAAGCGAGTGAAGTCTATGGATTAGCACGTGACAAAGGCTTGCTAGGCGAGTTTCATGCTTTGCTCGATAACATCAGCGCGACAGCCAGTGCTGAACAAAAAATCGAGCTTTACCTGTTCAATGACTTAATCGAAAAGGGTGAGTTCGATCCGAGTGTTCTTTCTATTACTTCTAGTGCTGGAAGCTCAACTGCTTTGATAGATGCTGCGCGTCAAGTAGTTGAACAGAAGCGAGTGATTGGCTTGAAGCACAACGAAGGTCTGCTTGGGCAAGCTCGTTCGGGTTCTCATGCTATCGAAACTCAATTTAAAGAGTTCTCAGCGGTATTAGACCAAGAAACCCAACAAGAGATGGACAAGCTATCGCTGATCAACAACATCCTTTGCGTCACGTTACTTGTGTCGATCATTCTGTTCAGCTGGTTAATCGTCCGTTCTATCATTGGTAAGATTGAGTCATTACTCTCGGTAATCCGCAACATCGTTGATTCTAACGACGTGTCTATTCGTTCGCACCTTGATGGCAAAGACGAACTCAGCACTTTAGGCCAATACTTCAACCAATTGCTTGATCAATTGGAGGGCTTAATCGCGGCATCTCAATCTAAGTCACTGCAACTGACACAAAGTACGTCGAACATGCATGACGAGCTAGAGTCAGTAATCAAACAGTTTGAAGTTCAAGCAAATCACACCTCTACAATGACAACGTCAGTGCAAGAGATGGTACTCACAATAGGTGAAATCTCAGAAAGCACATCAGTTGCGGCTGAAGGTGTTCATCAAGCAAAAGTGAATGCCGATAAAGGCCGTGAAGTGGTGGTTGATACGATCAGCAACATTACTCAGTTGTCTGAACGCCTTTCTAGCAGCCAAGATTCGATCAGCTCATTGAACCATCATGTTGATCAAATCGGCGATGCAGTAAACATCATCCAAGGCATTGCAGAACAAACCAACTTGCTGGCACTGAACGCAGCCATTGAGGCAGCACGTGCCGGTGAACAAGGCCGAGGCTTTGCCGTGGTTGCCGATGAAGTTCGTGCTCTTGCAAGCAGAACGCACCAATCAACGACTGAAATTACCAGTGTAGTAACGGCAATCCAAAGTCAAATGAACGCTTCTATGACCGAGATTGGTGAATGTAACCAACAAGGCCAACTTACTTTGAAAGATTCGGAAGAGCTCGATGCTAGCCTGCAGCTTATCTTAAGCGACATGGAAAGCATCCAAGGTAACTCTGAGCGTATTGCATCAGCGATTGAAGAGCAGGGTGCTGTTATGGCACAAGTGAGCGACTCAATCACTGAGTTAAACACCATCTCAAGTGATAACAACGCTTCGGCGCAACATTGCTTAGTTGAAGTGGATAAAGTCGCAGAGCAAGCCCATGAGATGGATAAAGCGGTGGCGCAGTTCAAGACCTCTTAA
- a CDS encoding MarR family winged helix-turn-helix transcriptional regulator, translated as MRNIEQLNQILTEFYDKMSSWEQSVVKETGYSLAQVHTIEVLGMHGALRMKELAEKLGITTGTLTVQIEKLVKAELIERHEHPTDRRAIVVALTDEGQKIHVHHNQLHLNLVSGLTQDIEEDEKAVLLKCLTKMVKAF; from the coding sequence ATGCGAAATATAGAACAGCTTAACCAAATACTGACTGAGTTCTACGATAAAATGTCTTCGTGGGAGCAGTCTGTTGTCAAAGAGACAGGTTATTCCCTTGCTCAAGTACATACCATTGAAGTGCTTGGTATGCATGGCGCGTTAAGAATGAAAGAGCTCGCTGAAAAGTTGGGTATCACCACGGGTACGCTTACCGTTCAAATCGAAAAGTTGGTTAAAGCTGAATTGATTGAGCGCCATGAACACCCAACCGATCGTCGTGCGATTGTGGTTGCCTTGACGGATGAAGGGCAGAAGATACACGTTCACCACAATCAGCTTCACTTGAATTTGGTTAGTGGACTAACACAAGACATCGAAGAAGATGAGAAAGCGGTGTTATTGAAGTGCCTAACCAAGATGGTGAAAGCGTTTTAG
- a CDS encoding PAS factor family protein — protein sequence MNTTTTLVYDTLKSLAAHAPEQHAEIRQRLYEQLSLPFNKQLSLYANVLGPISSGKLAGCDNIDKAVELALDVLEGRNK from the coding sequence ATGAACACTACCACCACTCTTGTTTATGACACTTTGAAAAGCCTTGCTGCTCACGCTCCTGAGCAACACGCCGAGATTCGCCAGCGTTTATATGAGCAGTTGAGCCTGCCATTTAACAAGCAGCTCTCGTTATACGCTAATGTGCTTGGTCCTATCAGCTCAGGCAAGTTAGCGGGATGCGACAATATTGATAAAGCGGTTGAACTGGCACTGGATGTGCTGGAAGGCCGAAATAAGTAA